The sequence GCCCGAGAAGTTCAGTTTGATCTGTTGCGGCGATTGCACGGTGCCCGATGCCGAGATCGTCTCCGTAACATCTCCTTTTTTGACTGTATAAGCACGGGTCATTTGCGCGCTTTCTTTGGGTGTGGTGACTTTTTGATATGTGTAGGCACCCCCGCCTACGAGCAAGAGCCCGATCACGGCGATGGTGATGATCTTCTTGGTGTTGCGTCGCTTCGGCAGGATCGTGGTTCCTTGCTGTTGCGTGTTCAACGTAACTTCAGACATGACTTCAATCCCCCTTGGATTTTCACTTCTGTGTGTAAGTCGGTATGGGGCTAGTCTAGCAAGGAATTATGAACAAGATATGAATGCAAAAGCCCCTGTCCGGGGGACAGAGGCTGTTTTCAAAACTTTGTCACAGTTTGACCTGCTGTTTCGGGAGCGTGACCCACGCGGTGGTACCTTCGCCCCAGACGCTTTCGATGCCAATCTGTCCGTTCAGCAGTTCGACGATGCGCTTGGCGATCGACAATCCGAGGCCCGTTCCGCCCTGATCGGTGGTGCGGGCTTTGTCAACTTTGTAAAAGCGCTCCCAGACGCGCTCGATCTCCATTTCTGGAATTCCGATGCCCCGATCGATGATTTCCACTCGGGCCTGCACGCCTTCGTCCACCACGCGGATGAGAATCTCACCCCCGCGATGGGAAAAGCGAATGGCGTTGGAGAGCAAATTGATCACAACTTGCGTGACACGCTCTGCCGGAGCAGTCACGTTGACTTCTTGGATTTCCATGTGCAACTCCAAATCCTTGGCCTGCATTTGCGGCGAAAGCGTTGCCACCGCCTCACGCATCACTTGACCAAGAGGAGCCTCACCGCTCTCGGACTGCGATTCGGTCTGTTCGCTCTCCAAACGCGAGAGGTCAAGCAATTCATCGACCAATTTGCCCAGCCGCTCCGATTCCTTGTGAATGCGTTCCAGGAAAGGTCGAGCGTTGTCCACAGGGATCGTTCCGTCAAGGATGGCGCCGACGAAGCCGCGGATCGAAGTCAGAGGTGAGCGCAACTCGTGCGACGCATGCGCAACAAATTCACTGCGCATCGCCTCCAACGCCTCAAGTTCCTCCGCCATATGGTTGAACGCGTCCGCCAACTCGCCCACCTCGTCCTTGGATCGAACTTTGACTTTGCGCGAGAAGTCCCCTTTCGCCATCCTCCGCACCGCTTCGTTCATTTCTTGCAAGGGACTCGCAATCGAGCGGGAGAAGAAAAACGCCAACGCCGACGTCACAACCAGTGCAACTCCCCCGGAAATGAGCAGCAACCGATCCACACCGCCAAAATGCCGATCGAGTTGGGGTCCTTGAACGATCACCGCTCCCAGCACCTTGGGCCCGCGCCGAATCGGGATGCCGACTTGCAACGTGTCCGGTTCGCTTTTGTTCACCACGGGAATCTGTTCTTCGCCGCGAAGCGTCGCCCGCACGAACTCCGAACTTGGCGGGTCCTGCTGTTTACGATCTTCCGGCGGCAAGATGAGCGGGGTGCCGTCCGAGTCGTAGATGTAGACGGCGTTAAACGTCGCAGACATCGCCAACGAATTCTGGTTGTCGGTCTCCAGCCGCTCCATCCGCTTCCCCGCCACAAGCGCAATTGCCCGCCCTTGCTCCACCATCGAATCCTGCCGCTCTTGTAAAAAGTACCCCCGATACAAAAACGTCCCCGTCAAATTCAGCACCAATACGGTAACCAACATGATCCCGAGGATGATCAAAACCAACTTGTGAAAAATGCGCAGTCGCTTCATGGCTTCTGCACCTCAAACTTATACCCGACCCCCCAGACCGTGCGGATGCCCCACGTTCGGTTCGGACGCTCCAATTTCTCGCGCAGACGTTTGACGTGAACGTCGACGGTACGGTTGTCCCCCTCGTACTCCGCCCCCCACACCTTGTCCAAGATATGCTCTCGGTCGAACACTTGGTTCGGATGTGACGCGAGGAAAAACAACAGATCCATCTCCTTGGGAGGCAAGACGAGCGGCTCGCCCTCCACTTCCACCGTGTAATGGTCGAGATCGATCAACAGTCCCTCGAACCGAAGTTGTTTGGCTACCGTCGGTTGAGTGCGACGCAACACCGCTTTCACTCGCGCCACCAGTTCCGGCGGGTCGAACGGCTTGCCGAGATAGTCATCGGCGCCAAGATCAAAGCCAATCAGTTTGTCTTGGCTCTGGGTTCTGGCCGTAACGATGATGATCGGGGTCGGTCCGTCGCGGCGAATCTGCTTGCAAACGGCGAGTCCGTCGATTTTCGGAATCATGAGGTCGAGCACGACGAGATTCGGGCGCAAACGGCGGTACAACTGGATCGCCTCTTCGCCGTCCGTTGCGTGAACGAACTCGAAGCCCTCTTTCTCCAAGTACAAGCGCATCAACAGCGCGATGGATTCATCATCCTCGACAACCAGAATGACCGTGCTTTGTTTCACAGCGCGGCTCCTCCCTCCACATACCAAGCATCCAGCAAGTCCAATCGCTTCTCCCCACCCGCATCAGACGGCAAATATAAAATACCGTCTACCAGACGGGCTTTTTGAAGCTCCGGGATCATACGCACGTTCAACACACGCTCCGGAAGAGAAGCCACCTCCGCGCCCTCGTACAGAGTAACGAAAATCTCTGAATACGTGCGGCCTTGGGCGCTTTTTTCAAAGATGATGTCGTGGATCTGCTCCATGAAAAAGCGGTACGCTTCAGCATCCCTCCACAGTCCAATGATGCAGGCTTCCTCCGAATCAAACACGTTCCAACCGCCCCATTGCCCTCCGAAGCCGTCAACCCCCTGCAAAGCGCTCCAACCTGTTTGTGCTTTAGAAAAAGCCGCGTGCAACCCGTCGGGCACGCGGCAAACAATCCACTTGATCAACATCGTTTATCGCCTCCATCGCACTACTTCGCACCGGACGGAGAAACTCCTTCTGCCGCGCCGCTCAACTTGCGCGAAGCCAGCCACACGGTCAGCGCAAACAACACAGCAGCCACGCCGTAGAGCACCGAAACACCGCCCCTGTACAGCACGGTTCCAACCATCGGACCCGCCGCCATGCCCATGTAGCGGAAGAAATTGTACACCCCGATCGCCGTCGCCCGTTCGCGCACAAACGAGGCGGTGAGCAGCGTCGTCTGCACCGGCAGAGACAGCCCCAAGCACAACCCGAACAGGAAGATCGAGAGAATCAAGAGACCGAGCGACAATTTCGCGAGCAAGAGAAACAGCACGACAGACGCCACGTTCAGTGAAGATGTGAGAATCAAACTCCTGCGTGGCTCGATCCGCTCTTGCAAGCGGCCGCCGATGAAACTGCCAACGGCGATGGCGAGTGAGAGCGGGAGGAACACGAGACTTTTTTCCTCAATCCCCAAGCTGTAGTACCGGCTCAAGATGTCGGGCAGGAACACGAGGAAGTTATAAAACGTGTAGTACTGGATGAAGCCGAGCAGAATCACCGACAGGCCCGTCGGATGGCGCAGAATCACAGCAAAGCTTTTCACCGTAAACCGATCGCCCGACGACTCCTGCGACTTGGTTTCCGGCAACAAGAACGCAATCGACATCAGCAACGCCGAGCCCACGCCTGCCAGCACCCAGAACACGCCGTTGAATCCGGCTTGTGCCCCGATATAGCCGCCGATCAGCGGCCCTGCGACGGCACCGAGCGAGACCATCATCTGGAACGTGCCCATCGCGCGTCCGCGTTCTTTGCCGCTGAACAAGTCGCCGATGACCGTTGTCGCTACGACAGAACCGGTTGCAATCCCCGCCGCTTGAAAGCCGCGGAACACCAACAACACATAAATGGAATGCGAGAACGCGCAGCCGATCGTCGCCAGCACATACAAGGCAATCCCCGGCAACAGGACGTAACGGCGTCCCTTGAGATCTGTCAGCGGCCCGTAGACGATCTGCATCAACGCAAGCACCACGGTGAAGACGGAAATCGTCAGGTTGATTAACAGTTGGGTGGTATGCAGCTCCGTTTGCACTTCCGGCAACAGAGGCGTGTAGATCGTCTGGGTGAACGGGCCCATGAACGCGCAGAGCGCGACGAGATACAACAAGATGCGTTTGTTCAAAACCGTCACCCCTTATGGAAAAGTTCACCGTTATCCTACCACATTGTACGCCACCCTAAAAGTCCGCATCTCAAAATAAAAATCCCCGGCCAAGCAAGGCCAAAGGGATTTTTTCTCAAAAAAGGATCAGTGCCCGTGCCCCTATTGTGTCCCGAGGAGGAGATGACGATGCTCGGCCCATTTTGGGTTCGGGAACGTGCCGGCCGCAATCTCGGCTTGCAGACGCCGAGTTTCGCGCCACGCGAGATCATAATCCTCCTGCGTGATGACACCGTCTCGAAGAGCTTCGTCCAACTCATCTTCGTCGAGCAGGAACACCTCTCCGGTCGGAAGCACGACGAGATCCAAATAGAGGTCGTCATACCACGGCACTCCGTCATCGGTGAGTCCGTGTTGTTTCATGATGTCGATGTACCATTGAACGATCTGCCCGTCCTCGTTGAACACCGTGTTCAATACATAGTGCCCGTCAAACGGCAGATGATCCATCCATTGGTACCCGCTCGCCATCAATTTCAGTGGAGAGCCGCAGTTGTATTTCCAGATGAACGGTTCCGCCACTCTGTCCATATGCAGCAGGGAAACCCGCCCGCGAAAGCCGTCCGCCTCCACTTCGCGCATTGTGAACCGCTTTTCAAGAACACGCCTGCTTTTTCGAAAGTCTGAGTATTTGCGCTTCATACGCAACTACCACGAACAAACGGACAAGCGATTGCCGCTGTTGTCGAAAAAGTCGAGTGTTTTCACGACGCCGTGGTCGAGGATCGGTTCGGTCTGCACGCCGCGTTCTTGCAAGTGGCGCTCACACGCTTCCAAGTCTTTGATATAGAAATTGAAAGCAAGATACGGATGCGGCGTATGCGCTTCGCCCGACGGAGTCTCCCACAAAGTCAACGGCGTTTCCGCCACATTCATGCAAGCGTGCCCGCCCTGACGCCAACGCAATTCAAACCCGAGGTTCTCTTGGTACCACGGAATCGCTTCATCGAGGGTTTTGACTTGCAGGAATACTGTATCGATACGCTCGAAGAGTTGAGACATGTTGTTTGACCCCTTTATTGGCAAAATTTAGTTTCAGAATAGCACAACATTTCCAGAAAAAAAAGACCGGGAGCACATAGCCCCCCGTCTTTTTCTACAATCAAGTAACCTCAAGCGGTGTCAGCCCGTGCCGAACCGCGTAGATGGCAGCTTGCGTGCGGTCGCGCAAACGCAGTTTGGAAATGATGCTGGAGACGTGATTCTTGGTCGTCCCCTCTGTGATTGCGAGACGGTCGGCAATTTCCTTGTTGTTCAGCCCGTACCCCAAGAGCCGCAACACCTCCCGCTCACGCTCGGTCAACTCGTCCAACAACGGCGGTTCCACAGACTGCTTCGCCGGGTCTTGTGTCAGCGCGTATTGTTCACGGACACGCTTGAGCTCCGAGACCACTTGGGCCGTGATGTCCGGCGGGAGAATCATCCCCCCGCCGTGTACCGTATGAATGGCGGAGACGATTTCCTCGGTCGGCATCTCTTTGAGCAAATAGCCGCTCGCGCCCTCATCCAGCGCTTCAAAGATCAACTCGCTGTCGTTAAACGTGGTCAGAATCAACACTTTCGTATCCGGTAACTGCTCCCGAATTAAGCGAGTGCCTGTCACGCCGTCCACACTCGGCATACGGATGTCCATCAGCACGACGTCCGGGCGAAGTTCCATCGCCATCTCGAACGCTTGCTTACCATCGCTTGCCGCCCCAACGACTTCCAGCTCATCCTCTAAGCTTAGAATCGTCTTCAACCCATCGCGCATCAAGCGCTGATCATCGACTACCATTACCCGAATCATGCGGTTGTTCCTCCAAATCTCCACACTTGTTGTTGCAACGGGAACTGCACCTCGATACGGAACCCGCCCCCCACTTCACTGCTGAATTCTACGGTGCCGCCTAACTCCGTCACACGGTCACGCATGTTGATCAGTCCAAATCCCGGCTGCACGTCAGCGCTCCCGACACCATCGTCCTCGATCACCAGCCGTACTTCTTGCTCCGTACCGATCAGCCCGACGCTTGCCTTGCGCGCGTCACCGTGCCGCTTGGCGTTGGTCAACGCCTCCTGCACGATTCGATAGATCGCCGGCTTCCAAGAGTCGGAAATCTGGGTGACGTCGCCCTGTACGACAAGTGTCGCGTCAAGCCCCGTCATTTTAGAGAACTCTGACATTAAGCGGCGCAAGGAATCCACCACTGTGGGAGCCTGTTTCTCGACGTGCAGAGTTCGAACCGAGAGCCGAACTTCTTGCAAAGCAGACCTCGCCAATTCTTCACAGCGCAAGAGCGTTTCATAACTTTGCTCACGGTCTCGTTCCAATAATTTGCGCCCAGCTTGCAATTGAACGAGCAACGCTGTCATCTTGTGACCGACGGTGTCGTGTATTTCCCGCGCAATATGGTTGCGTTCACGCACCGCCGTCATTTCCTCGACTTGCTGTGCGTAGGCTTTCAATTCTTCATAGAGCATCGCGAACTGCTGGCGCGAATCTTGGTAGTAGCGAATCAACCAACCAACAAGGCTTGCAAAGACGAAAAATCCATAGTTGAAGAGGTTGCCAAACAGCTTCACTTCGTGGACTTGCATGTATTCCACTCCGACGAACAACGCCCAGATCACCGTGACCGAACCAAACCACCACCAGAGCATCGCTTTTCGCTTCGAGGTGTAGAGCATCAACGTCATGCTCTGGATGCCATAGAACAGCAGATAGGTGTGGTCCTCCGGGTCGACGACCACGCCGAATGCAAACGCAAGCAACAGATCGGCGGTGAACATCCAGACAAATCGCTTGGGATACACCATGTACAACACATGGTTCACTGCAAACAGCATCATCCCGATCTCGATAAACCGACGCTGATCTTCCGTGAGACCCTCATTGGTGAACAAGTAGCTGGCAGCGATGCCAACCAACATGGCGATGCGTGTCCAACTGAGCAACGACATCGACGACAGGGTGCGGGTCAAAACGGACTCCTCCTTCGGAAACACAAACTCCGCAAACTTCTCAGAAAAAAACTCCTCTTTCACCTATTTTAACAAAACGGGTGCAAGAGGAGAATAGTGATATTAAAACTCTATAGTTTACTTTTCGTAACGACCGATGACAAGCGATTGATAGTTCCCGCCGAAGGAGAAGGAAGAAACAAGCGCATGTTGGACAGCCCTCTCACGGTTGCTGCCGATCACGAGGTCGAGACCTTCTGCTTCAGAGAATGCTTGCTCCACACCCGGAATCTGCGGGATGTTGTTTCGCTCAATCGCATACAGTGCGCTGAGTGCGCCAAGCATCCCGGAGGACGCGAGCGCTTCCCCGAAGTAGCCTTTCGGAGCGGAGACAGGTGCTTTGTTGCCAATGACTTGGCGCAGAGCACGCGCTTCCGCCGTATCGAACACGCGATTTCCGCTTGCCGATGCCGCGACATAGTCGACTTGGTCAAAGGTCAGGCCCGCTTCTTGGACTGCCAATTCGAACGACTTCGCCCACTCTTCCCCTTTGCGACTGACGCGCGCAGGTCCCGAGGAGTCGGAGGTCAGACCGAATCCTTTGAGTTCGCCGTAAACTTTCGCGCCGCGAGCCAGCGCCGACTCTTCGCTCTCGACGACGAAGGCCACGCATGCTTCACCGAGCACGGTGCCGTCCAGCCCCGCGCCAAACGGCTTCGAGGAGTTGCCGGCGGTCAAGTACCCCGGCACGCGGGAGTGACCCGCGACCATCGTTTCATTAAATTCATCGCCCGTGACGACGATGACAGCGTCCGCATCGCCGTACTGGATCAGTTGGGTGGCATAGAACAGGGCGTTGATCCCGGCCGTGCCTCCCGAAGTGATCGTTGTGGTCGGGCCTTTGATCTTGAAGTTCAAGCAGATGTGCCCAGCCGCTGCGTTCATGACGGTGTTCGGGAACAGCAGGGCTTCCGCCGCTTCCGCCCCTTTCAAGATCACAGTGCGATTGAACGCTTCGACCGTTTTCAGCGGACCCGTGCCCGTGGCGAACAGGACGCCGACGCGCTCCGAATTTTTGCTGTCGATCTTCAGTTTTGCATCGTCGAGTGCCATCTTGGTGACGGCGGTCGCTTGCTTGCCGAGGTCGTCCATGCGGCGCAACAGAGCCGGATTGACCAATTTGCGGTACGGCACTTCCGGGATTTGCGCACCATGCGTGGAAACGTAACGCTCGGTGTCAAAGTTCTCAATCGCCGAGAACGTGTTCTCTCCCGCTTGGAACTTCGCGAACAATTCTTCCGCATTCGCAGAGTTGCCCGCCAGTGCGCCCAGGCCGGTGATCAGCGCGCGTTTTTTCGCCGGGACTGCCGGAACTTCGCGGTCTTGCTTGAATTTTCCGAGCAAGAGCGACGCGTTGTTGCCGCCAAACGCGAAGGAGTTGGACATGACGGTGTCGAGTTCCTTGGTGCGTCCTGTGTCGCGCACGAAGTCGAGTTCTTTGAACTTGTCCGCTTCATGGTCGAAGTTGATCGTCGCCGGAATGAACGAATCGTTGATCGCGAGGACGGAGATAACGCCCTCCGATGCACCCGCCGCACCCAACATATGACCGATCATCGACTTGGTCGAGGACACCGGCACATCATGACCGAACAGCGTGCGCACACCGATTGGCTCCGAAGAGTCGTTGGCGTTCGTCCCGGTGCCGTGACCGTTGACATAGTCAACCGCGGTTTCAGGGAGGGCCGCTTTTTCCAACGTACGGCGCATCGAGCGCATGCCGCCCGCACCTGCTGGGTCCGGAGCGGTGATGTGGTACGCATCCGCCGACAGCGCGTAGCTGAGCACTTCACCGAGGATCGTAGCCCCTCGTTCAAGAGCGAGATCCATGCGTTCGAGGAGCAACACGCCCGCGCCTTCACCGATGTTCAAGCCATTCGACTTAGAGAACGGAGCGCACGGTTCCGGTGCAAGAGCGCCCAGCGTGTTGAAGCCGCTCATCGACAGACGGCAGAGCGGGTCAACCCCGCCTGCGAACATCGCGTCCGCTTTGCCGCTGCGGATGATGTCTGCCGCGTAGCCGATGGAGTTCGTCCCCGCTGCGCAAGCGTTGGAGATGACGCTTTTCGGCCCTTTAAGTTTCATGTAGTGGGAAACGCTGTCCACCGGAATGTGGATGACGTAGTTGTAGAGCAAGCTCGGGTCGGCGTTTTCGATGCCTTCCTTCACCCATTGTTCGTGGAATTGCTCGCCGCTGCGCATGCCGCCAAGCGACGTGCCGAGGATGACCCCGACACGGTACGGATCGCTTGCAGCGAGGTCATACTTGGCAACTTGAGCCGCTTCGCGGGCAGCGATGATCGAGAGCTGACCCGCGATGTCGTACTTTTCGGCTTCTTTGGGAGCGAAGTGATCGTCCGGGTTGTACCCGTCGATTTCGCCTGCATATTCCGTGTTGATCCCGGACATCGGGATCGTGGACACCAAGCGAATTCCGCTTTTGTTGTCCGTGACGTTGCGCCAGAATTCTTCGACGTTTTTGCCGTTGGCGCAGATAATCCCGATGCCAGTTACGACGACGCGGTCTTTGTAGTTGGACATGAGTTCACTGACCCTCCGTTCTTATGCGATTTTGATCGCCCAGGACTTCGGCAGGATGTACGGAGAGGAGATGGTGTTGATCGTCACACGCTCACCTGCTTGGTTTTGTGCTTGCAGTGCGATACCGGAGACAGCGAACAGTTCGTCGACCAATGCAAGGCCGAGTTTCTTGCCCAGTGCGCCGGAGTTGCGAACTTGGAGCACGGTGCCGATCGTCTCATCTTCGAGGACGACAGAGTCTTGCTCGCTCAGTTCGCCTTCTTCGATCGAGAAACCGACGATGCGGCGGTTGACGCCGTCGCCACGCTTCGCATCGAGCGCGTCACGGCCGACGAAGTTTTCCTTATAGAAGGAAACCACCCATTCCAGAGACGATTCGAACACGTTCAGGCCTTCGGTTTCGACCAGTACGTTCGGCTGGCGAACTTCGAGCATTGCGATTTCCAGCGTGCTGTGTCCGACCGCTTTCACCGGGTAGGAAGCCGCATCATGAGCCACAAGTTTCTCCCACAGTGCAACTGCCGCATCGTTTGCGAGCAGAACTTTGTAGCCGTATTCACCGGTTACACCGTTGCGGAACAACAGCGCTTCAGAGCCTTCGATTTCCGTTGCGACGAACGCTTGGAACGGGAGCAGGGAAATGTCGTAATCGATCAGGGAAGCCGCTGCTTTCCAAGAGTACGGGCCTTCGAATGCGATCAGCGCGTAGTCATCGGAGAGGTCGGTGATTTCCACTTCGTCCGTCTTGCGCTCTTGCAGCCATGCGCCGACCGCATCGCGGCCGTTGACGGAGGTTTCGATGATGATGCTTTCTTCCTTTTTGTGCAAAGTGACCGCGTCGATGACGTTGCCTTCCTCGTTCAGAAGCAGGGTGAAAATCGATTTTTCAACGTCGAGGAACTCGATGTCCTTGGTAACCAGTTCGTTCAAGAAGTTGACGTGCTCATCGCCGCCGACTTCGAACTTGCCGACTGCCGACAAGTCGTAGATGCCAATGCCGTTGCGGAGTGCGTCGTACTCTTCGCCCTCGGTGGTGTACGTTGCGACGACCGCGTGGCCCCCTACTTCGATCAAGTTGCCGTTTGCCTGGGTTGCTTGGGTCAGGATGGAGGTTTTCATGAGTGTTGTTTCTCCTCTCTTACTGTTCCGAAAGTTGTAAAAAGCGCATCGCGTCTTCCTTCGATTCACAGAAAGCCACGTAGATCGTATGGGTTTGTTGCACATCTCGTTGGACCATCGCCAGTTGCAAGCCTTTGTCCGCCATCTCGATCACGGTCAGGAACGCATCGTCCTGCGGGGACCAAGCGGCGGCGTAGATGCCTTTGCCCAGTTCCAGCACCGTCCGCGCTTCGCCGTAGACACGGCGGGAATTGCGCGATTCGGTGAGTTGGTGGTGGCCCACATGATTCCAATAATGAACGGTCTTCGCCGTTTTCTTCTCGCCATGTCCGTTCCAGAACAGTTGCCAGCCGAAGTTTACCGCTTCGTGCAGGGCGGCGGTGTCTGCGGCGCGCATCTCCATGCGCAGAAGCGGGCTGCCCGGCAGTACCAGATAGTCCACTTCGTAACGGTCGGAGTTCAAATGCACCCCTTGCCAGGTCTGACCGCTCTCTTCACGCTCGACCGGCTCCCCTGTGAACGCCTGCTGGTGGATGTCATAGAACAGCACCCCGTGGCGGATCGGGTCTACCGCTTGGTCCATCCATTGCGGATGGAACCCGCACGGTGCGTTGTAGTTCGTCCCGTGGTTTTTGAGTTTCGGGTAATTGGAACTCACGGTCTCGAGGCGGTTGTAC comes from Tumebacillus amylolyticus and encodes:
- a CDS encoding sensor histidine kinase; this encodes MKRLRIFHKLVLIILGIMLVTVLVLNLTGTFLYRGYFLQERQDSMVEQGRAIALVAGKRMERLETDNQNSLAMSATFNAVYIYDSDGTPLILPPEDRKQQDPPSSEFVRATLRGEEQIPVVNKSEPDTLQVGIPIRRGPKVLGAVIVQGPQLDRHFGGVDRLLLISGGVALVVTSALAFFFSRSIASPLQEMNEAVRRMAKGDFSRKVKVRSKDEVGELADAFNHMAEELEALEAMRSEFVAHASHELRSPLTSIRGFVGAILDGTIPVDNARPFLERIHKESERLGKLVDELLDLSRLESEQTESQSESGEAPLGQVMREAVATLSPQMQAKDLELHMEIQEVNVTAPAERVTQVVINLLSNAIRFSHRGGEILIRVVDEGVQARVEIIDRGIGIPEMEIERVWERFYKVDKARTTDQGGTGLGLSIAKRIVELLNGQIGIESVWGEGTTAWVTLPKQQVKL
- a CDS encoding response regulator produces the protein MKQSTVILVVEDDESIALLMRLYLEKEGFEFVHATDGEEAIQLYRRLRPNLVVLDLMIPKIDGLAVCKQIRRDGPTPIIIVTARTQSQDKLIGFDLGADDYLGKPFDPPELVARVKAVLRRTQPTVAKQLRFEGLLIDLDHYTVEVEGEPLVLPPKEMDLLFFLASHPNQVFDREHILDKVWGAEYEGDNRTVDVHVKRLREKLERPNRTWGIRTVWGVGYKFEVQKP
- a CDS encoding YdbC family protein: MLIKWIVCRVPDGLHAAFSKAQTGWSALQGVDGFGGQWGGWNVFDSEEACIIGLWRDAEAYRFFMEQIHDIIFEKSAQGRTYSEIFVTLYEGAEVASLPERVLNVRMIPELQKARLVDGILYLPSDAGGEKRLDLLDAWYVEGGAAL
- a CDS encoding MFS transporter, producing the protein MNKRILLYLVALCAFMGPFTQTIYTPLLPEVQTELHTTQLLINLTISVFTVVLALMQIVYGPLTDLKGRRYVLLPGIALYVLATIGCAFSHSIYVLLVFRGFQAAGIATGSVVATTVIGDLFSGKERGRAMGTFQMMVSLGAVAGPLIGGYIGAQAGFNGVFWVLAGVGSALLMSIAFLLPETKSQESSGDRFTVKSFAVILRHPTGLSVILLGFIQYYTFYNFLVFLPDILSRYYSLGIEEKSLVFLPLSLAIAVGSFIGGRLQERIEPRRSLILTSSLNVASVVLFLLLAKLSLGLLILSIFLFGLCLGLSLPVQTTLLTASFVRERATAIGVYNFFRYMGMAAGPMVGTVLYRGGVSVLYGVAAVLFALTVWLASRKLSGAAEGVSPSGAK
- a CDS encoding DUF402 domain-containing protein, with the protein product MREVEADGFRGRVSLLHMDRVAEPFIWKYNCGSPLKLMASGYQWMDHLPFDGHYVLNTVFNEDGQIVQWYIDIMKQHGLTDDGVPWYDDLYLDLVVLPTGEVFLLDEDELDEALRDGVITQEDYDLAWRETRRLQAEIAAGTFPNPKWAEHRHLLLGTQ
- a CDS encoding VOC family protein; this translates as MSQLFERIDTVFLQVKTLDEAIPWYQENLGFELRWRQGGHACMNVAETPLTLWETPSGEAHTPHPYLAFNFYIKDLEACERHLQERGVQTEPILDHGVVKTLDFFDNSGNRLSVCSW
- a CDS encoding response regulator, with translation MIRVMVVDDQRLMRDGLKTILSLEDELEVVGAASDGKQAFEMAMELRPDVVLMDIRMPSVDGVTGTRLIREQLPDTKVLILTTFNDSELIFEALDEGASGYLLKEMPTEEIVSAIHTVHGGGMILPPDITAQVVSELKRVREQYALTQDPAKQSVEPPLLDELTEREREVLRLLGYGLNNKEIADRLAITEGTTKNHVSSIISKLRLRDRTQAAIYAVRHGLTPLEVT
- a CDS encoding sensor histidine kinase — translated: MTRTLSSMSLLSWTRIAMLVGIAASYLFTNEGLTEDQRRFIEIGMMLFAVNHVLYMVYPKRFVWMFTADLLLAFAFGVVVDPEDHTYLLFYGIQSMTLMLYTSKRKAMLWWWFGSVTVIWALFVGVEYMQVHEVKLFGNLFNYGFFVFASLVGWLIRYYQDSRQQFAMLYEELKAYAQQVEEMTAVRERNHIAREIHDTVGHKMTALLVQLQAGRKLLERDREQSYETLLRCEELARSALQEVRLSVRTLHVEKQAPTVVDSLRRLMSEFSKMTGLDATLVVQGDVTQISDSWKPAIYRIVQEALTNAKRHGDARKASVGLIGTEQEVRLVIEDDGVGSADVQPGFGLINMRDRVTELGGTVEFSSEVGGGFRIEVQFPLQQQVWRFGGTTA
- a CDS encoding beta-ketoacyl-[acyl-carrier-protein] synthase family protein, encoding MSNYKDRVVVTGIGIICANGKNVEEFWRNVTDNKSGIRLVSTIPMSGINTEYAGEIDGYNPDDHFAPKEAEKYDIAGQLSIIAAREAAQVAKYDLAASDPYRVGVILGTSLGGMRSGEQFHEQWVKEGIENADPSLLYNYVIHIPVDSVSHYMKLKGPKSVISNACAAGTNSIGYAADIIRSGKADAMFAGGVDPLCRLSMSGFNTLGALAPEPCAPFSKSNGLNIGEGAGVLLLERMDLALERGATILGEVLSYALSADAYHITAPDPAGAGGMRSMRRTLEKAALPETAVDYVNGHGTGTNANDSSEPIGVRTLFGHDVPVSSTKSMIGHMLGAAGASEGVISVLAINDSFIPATINFDHEADKFKELDFVRDTGRTKELDTVMSNSFAFGGNNASLLLGKFKQDREVPAVPAKKRALITGLGALAGNSANAEELFAKFQAGENTFSAIENFDTERYVSTHGAQIPEVPYRKLVNPALLRRMDDLGKQATAVTKMALDDAKLKIDSKNSERVGVLFATGTGPLKTVEAFNRTVILKGAEAAEALLFPNTVMNAAAGHICLNFKIKGPTTTITSGGTAGINALFYATQLIQYGDADAVIVVTGDEFNETMVAGHSRVPGYLTAGNSSKPFGAGLDGTVLGEACVAFVVESEESALARGAKVYGELKGFGLTSDSSGPARVSRKGEEWAKSFELAVQEAGLTFDQVDYVAASASGNRVFDTAEARALRQVIGNKAPVSAPKGYFGEALASSGMLGALSALYAIERNNIPQIPGVEQAFSEAEGLDLVIGSNRERAVQHALVSSFSFGGNYQSLVIGRYEK
- a CDS encoding aminomethyltransferase family protein; the protein is MKTSILTQATQANGNLIEVGGHAVVATYTTEGEEYDALRNGIGIYDLSAVGKFEVGGDEHVNFLNELVTKDIEFLDVEKSIFTLLLNEEGNVIDAVTLHKKEESIIIETSVNGRDAVGAWLQERKTDEVEITDLSDDYALIAFEGPYSWKAAASLIDYDISLLPFQAFVATEIEGSEALLFRNGVTGEYGYKVLLANDAAVALWEKLVAHDAASYPVKAVGHSTLEIAMLEVRQPNVLVETEGLNVFESSLEWVVSFYKENFVGRDALDAKRGDGVNRRIVGFSIEEGELSEQDSVVLEDETIGTVLQVRNSGALGKKLGLALVDELFAVSGIALQAQNQAGERVTINTISSPYILPKSWAIKIA